In Halovivax gelatinilyticus, the following are encoded in one genomic region:
- a CDS encoding NAD(P)/FAD-dependent oxidoreductase, translating into MSTDVVVLGSGYAGAGAVKSLQSSLADDAQLTWVSDTDYHLVLHEVHRVVRDPAVQTDVTVPIGSIANDRTTFVHDRVVDIDTDERLIELDDGEDISYDYVLVALGSKTAFYGIPGLDEHSLTLKGLDDALSIHEAISDAGERATRSEPAQVVVGGAGLSGIQTAGEIAEFRDEHRVPLDIHLVEAMEEIFPGNDPEIQKALRERLEDVNVTIHTDDPITEANADDIHFDEGDPLAHDVLIWTGGITGQDALDGTSLDNQHNRIEAESTFQTSDERVFAIGDSAIIDQEGERPAPPTAQAAWQAAEVVGTNIVRAIEGNPLETWTYENKGTVVSVGDRAVAHDVRPAFGIGLPVTTFGGIPAKNLKKMIAARWIADLTGWNDARKRWSSL; encoded by the coding sequence ATGAGTACAGACGTCGTCGTGCTGGGGTCCGGATACGCCGGTGCCGGCGCGGTCAAGTCGCTCCAATCATCGCTCGCTGATGACGCCCAGCTCACGTGGGTTTCCGATACTGACTACCACCTCGTCCTGCACGAAGTCCACCGCGTCGTCCGGGATCCGGCCGTCCAGACGGACGTGACGGTTCCGATCGGTTCGATCGCGAACGATCGAACGACGTTCGTCCACGACCGCGTCGTCGATATAGACACCGACGAACGCCTGATCGAACTCGACGATGGCGAGGACATCTCCTACGATTACGTTCTCGTCGCACTCGGGAGCAAGACGGCCTTTTACGGCATTCCCGGTCTCGACGAACACTCGCTCACGTTGAAGGGTCTCGACGATGCACTTTCTATTCACGAGGCGATATCCGATGCGGGCGAACGGGCGACGCGGAGCGAACCCGCCCAGGTCGTCGTCGGCGGGGCCGGCCTTTCGGGCATCCAGACCGCCGGCGAGATCGCCGAGTTCCGTGACGAACATCGCGTTCCGCTCGATATTCACCTCGTCGAGGCGATGGAAGAGATCTTCCCCGGCAACGACCCCGAAATTCAAAAGGCCCTCAGAGAGCGGTTAGAGGACGTCAACGTCACTATTCACACCGACGACCCGATCACCGAAGCGAACGCCGACGACATTCACTTCGACGAGGGCGATCCGCTCGCCCACGACGTTCTCATCTGGACCGGCGGAATCACCGGACAGGACGCTCTCGATGGAACCAGCCTGGATAACCAGCACAACCGAATCGAGGCCGAATCGACGTTCCAGACGTCGGACGAACGCGTCTTCGCGATTGGAGACTCGGCGATCATCGACCAGGAGGGCGAGCGACCGGCGCCGCCGACCGCTCAGGCCGCCTGGCAGGCCGCGGAAGTCGTCGGTACGAACATCGTCCGGGCGATCGAAGGGAACCCGCTCGAAACCTGGACCTACGAGAACAAGGGAACGGTGGTTTCCGTCGGCGACCGGGCCGTTGCTCACGACGTCAGGCCGGCCTTTGGTATCGGGCTTCCCGTCACGACGTTCGGCGGCATTCCAGCCAAGAATTTAAAGAAGATGATCGCAGCGCGCTGGATCGCTGACCTGACCGGCTGGAACGATGCCAGAAAGCGCTGGTCGTCGCTCTGA
- a CDS encoding Rrf2 family transcriptional regulator, translating into MSSIELTSSQKMILRALTNLHAGSEAAIKGEDIAEQVDRNPGTIRNQMQSLKALQLVEGVPGPKGGYKPTAKAYEALGVQQLDEPASVPLAINGDVVPNVNVEEIDLSSVHHPDLCRAEVHVQGSVDVTDDDFVRVGPTPLSKLVVEGTLDGTDDTNNVLILRIEEMIAPAEEPEH; encoded by the coding sequence ATGTCATCGATCGAGCTCACCTCCAGCCAGAAGATGATCTTGCGGGCGCTTACTAACTTACACGCCGGCTCGGAGGCTGCGATCAAGGGCGAGGACATCGCCGAACAGGTCGATCGCAATCCGGGAACCATCCGCAATCAAATGCAGAGTTTGAAAGCGCTCCAGCTGGTCGAAGGAGTTCCAGGTCCGAAGGGAGGATACAAACCGACGGCGAAAGCCTACGAAGCCCTCGGAGTCCAGCAACTCGACGAGCCGGCGTCGGTTCCGCTCGCGATCAACGGCGACGTCGTCCCGAACGTCAACGTCGAAGAGATCGATCTGTCGAGCGTCCACCACCCGGATCTCTGTCGCGCCGAAGTGCACGTACAGGGCTCTGTTGACGTCACTGACGACGATTTCGTCCGTGTCGGCCCCACTCCGCTTTCGAAACTCGTCGTCGAGGGGACCCTCGACGGAACCGACGACACGAACAACGTCCTCATCCTTCGCATCGAAGAGATGATCGCACCGGCAGAAGAGCCGGAACACTGA
- a CDS encoding acyltransferase: MTSEEDSRHDRIDRHPTPGPGNSLAHWTSARNPLRVAFSYVIVWLVRISPSLKLKRWLLRRLGVTVGAGVSWGLEATPDVFWPELITIEDHALVGYDVTILCHEFLQDEYRTGEVVVGERAMIGAGAIVLPGVEIGRGASVAANSLVTRDVPDGGVVAGVPARPMNSEAIGEDRDSNGSHG, encoded by the coding sequence GTGACATCTGAGGAGGATTCTCGACACGATCGGATCGACCGCCATCCGACACCGGGTCCGGGAAATTCACTGGCTCACTGGACCAGCGCGCGAAACCCGCTTCGAGTGGCGTTCTCGTACGTCATCGTCTGGCTGGTCCGCATCTCGCCGAGTTTGAAACTAAAACGCTGGTTGTTGAGACGGCTCGGCGTCACCGTCGGTGCGGGTGTCTCCTGGGGACTAGAAGCGACCCCCGACGTCTTCTGGCCCGAACTGATCACCATCGAAGATCACGCGTTGGTCGGCTACGACGTGACGATTCTCTGCCATGAATTTCTCCAGGACGAGTATCGGACCGGCGAGGTTGTCGTCGGTGAGCGAGCGATGATCGGCGCCGGAGCGATCGTCCTTCCGGGCGTCGAGATCGGTCGTGGCGCGAGCGTCGCCGCGAACTCACTCGTCACTCGAGACGTTCCGGACGGAGGAGTCGTCGCCGGCGTTCCCGCCAGACCGATGAACAGCGAGGCGATCGGCGAGGACCGCGATTCGAACGGCTCTCACGGGTGA
- a CDS encoding metal-dependent transcriptional regulator has translation MMLSDVMEDYLKVIYHLERGRDDRIRTSEIADALDVTSPTVTSMVEKLEERGLVDREKYNGVTLTDEGKTVAIEVVRHHRLLEAYLAEHLDYDWAEVHEEADRLEHHISEDFEARLADALDDPSVDPHGSPIPSADLEPPSAPDGESVSAFDEGDVVIVEEVADHDPEVLSYLADHGVEPGVELEIVEVAPFGMVTTKPIDGDSTVSLPDRIAGHVRVSAAVKPGQ, from the coding sequence ATGATGTTGAGTGACGTCATGGAGGATTATCTGAAGGTCATCTACCACCTCGAACGGGGTCGAGACGATCGTATCCGGACTTCAGAGATCGCCGACGCACTCGACGTTACGTCCCCGACGGTCACGAGTATGGTCGAAAAGCTCGAAGAACGGGGCCTCGTCGATCGCGAAAAGTACAACGGGGTCACCCTCACCGACGAAGGGAAGACGGTCGCCATCGAGGTGGTCCGACACCACCGATTGCTCGAAGCGTATCTCGCAGAGCACCTCGACTACGACTGGGCGGAGGTCCACGAGGAAGCGGACCGATTGGAACACCACATCAGCGAGGACTTCGAAGCGCGACTCGCTGACGCGCTAGACGATCCCAGCGTCGACCCCCACGGGTCGCCGATTCCGAGTGCCGACCTGGAACCGCCCTCCGCACCCGATGGTGAGTCCGTCTCGGCTTTTGACGAAGGTGACGTCGTGATCGTCGAAGAGGTCGCAGATCACGATCCGGAAGTGCTATCCTACCTCGCTGACCACGGCGTCGAACCGGGTGTCGAGCTCGAAATCGTCGAAGTCGCGCCCTTTGGCATGGTGACGACGAAGCCGATCGACGGGGATTCGACGGTATCGCTACCGGATCGAATCGCCGGCCACGTTCGCGTCTCCGCCGCGGTCAAACCGGGCCAGTAA
- the purD gene encoding phosphoribosylamine--glycine ligase has protein sequence MREIVLLIGGGGREHAIARSLADSEVDLYACAGNRNPGIVSLANGFETLDTTDTDAVVEYAEAVDATIAVVGPEAPLAEGVVDALEMAGIYAFGPTQSDARIETDKAFQRRFMAENDIPGCPDFETFEDVDAACAFVDEYDGDLAIKPAGLTGGKGVKVIGDQVTPEEGKEYIRNSGYGRLVLEERLVGEEFTVQAFVANGSVRTAPAIQDHKRAYEGDEGPNTGGMGSYSDVGTDLPFMDDGDYDRAVEIIEATVDALDEYKGILYGQFMLTADGPKVIEFNARFGDPEAMNTLPVLETEFLDVLIAARNGEALPDLSYSEHATVCKYAVPEGYPVDPEAGARVAVDEESAGDALVFYASVDERDDGIYTTTSRSFAVVGLADSIAEAESIAEDALSVAGDEGLHIRHDIGTSKLLQRRIDHMNELRET, from the coding sequence ATGCGCGAGATCGTGTTACTGATAGGCGGTGGCGGTCGCGAACACGCCATCGCTCGGTCACTCGCAGACAGCGAGGTGGACCTGTACGCCTGTGCGGGCAATCGAAATCCCGGGATCGTTTCGCTCGCGAACGGCTTCGAGACGCTCGATACGACCGACACGGACGCCGTCGTCGAGTACGCCGAAGCAGTCGACGCGACGATCGCCGTCGTCGGCCCGGAGGCGCCGTTGGCGGAGGGAGTGGTCGACGCGCTCGAAATGGCCGGAATCTACGCGTTCGGACCCACGCAGTCTGACGCACGGATCGAGACCGACAAGGCGTTTCAGCGTCGATTCATGGCCGAGAACGATATCCCCGGCTGTCCGGACTTCGAGACGTTCGAGGACGTTGATGCGGCCTGCGCGTTCGTCGACGAGTACGACGGCGATCTGGCGATCAAACCCGCCGGACTCACCGGCGGAAAGGGTGTAAAGGTCATCGGCGATCAGGTAACGCCCGAAGAGGGGAAAGAGTACATCCGAAATTCGGGGTACGGTCGCCTCGTCTTAGAAGAGCGACTCGTTGGTGAGGAGTTCACCGTCCAGGCGTTCGTCGCCAACGGTTCCGTCCGAACGGCGCCGGCGATTCAGGATCACAAGCGAGCCTACGAGGGCGACGAAGGGCCGAATACCGGGGGAATGGGCAGTTACTCGGACGTCGGTACCGACCTGCCATTTATGGACGATGGCGATTACGACCGGGCCGTCGAAATCATAGAGGCGACCGTCGACGCCCTCGACGAGTACAAGGGCATCCTCTACGGGCAGTTCATGCTCACCGCTGACGGACCGAAGGTGATCGAATTCAACGCCCGGTTCGGCGATCCGGAAGCGATGAATACCTTACCCGTTCTGGAAACGGAGTTTCTCGACGTGCTGATCGCCGCACGTAACGGCGAAGCGCTTCCCGACCTCTCGTATAGCGAACACGCGACCGTCTGTAAGTACGCCGTTCCGGAAGGGTACCCGGTCGACCCAGAAGCCGGCGCGCGCGTAGCGGTGGACGAAGAGAGCGCCGGCGACGCGCTGGTTTTTTACGCGAGTGTCGACGAGCGCGATGACGGCATCTACACGACGACCTCGCGATCATTCGCGGTGGTGGGACTCGCCGATTCCATCGCCGAAGCGGAGTCGATCGCCGAAGACGCACTGTCGGTCGCCGGCGACGAGGGACTTCACATCCGTCACGACATCGGTACATCGAAACTCCTACAGCGTCGGATCGATCACATGAACGAACTCCGAGAGACGTAA
- the gyrA gene encoding DNA gyrase subunit A: MSSETPDPSDIEARTIESVRIEDEMEQSYIDYAMSVIAGRALPDVRDGLKPVHRRILYAMHEMGVTSGSSHRKSSSVVGETMGDYHPHGDSPIYDALVRMAQDFSMRYPLVDGQGNFGSMDGDPAAAPRYTEARMAPIAEELLTDIEKDTIDFQANYDDRLQEPTVLPAAFPNLLVNGSSGIAVGMSTNIPPHNLGEVIDATIELIDNPEATVEDLMEHVKGPDFPTGANIVGRDAIYSAYKTGRGRIRVRAEFEVEEWKSGRDRIVITEVPYQQNKAKLVEKIADDVNDGKIEGISDLRDESDRNGVRIVIELNRSANTEIVKNQLLENHLERTFGVINLALVDGQPRVLTLKETLEEYISHRREVVRRRSEHDLAEAEDRAHILEGRLKALDIIDDVVELIRGSENRDEARSGLESEFGFSADQAAHIVRMQLGSLTSLEAEEIEIEYDEVMDEIEYLTEILENESKLFGVIKDELMAVKDEYDDDRRTSIIEDVGTVTHEDLIPEEEVLIVMTEDDYVKRMPVSNFGPQGRGGKGIIGCDVKDGDRVTTVFQANTHDYLLCFTNQGQVYQLKAYEIPEMSRTARGKSAVNILDLDPGEELTAIVDTDAFGDDEYVTMVTQNGYIKRTNGDEFNNILTTGIIAASLEDGDELVDVEVTDGSKDLVIGTEGGMTIRFDESEARAMGRNARGVNGIKLAAGDAVAGLVATDEGDDRALLTVTENGYGKRTELSEYRTQSRYGKGLIDIKTNERNGPVTALKAVTPDDHFILMSERGQIMRTRAGEVSTVGRNTMGVTVMDVEADDAVASVDVLSASIIEAVDD, encoded by the coding sequence ATGAGTTCCGAGACACCCGATCCGAGCGATATCGAGGCTCGAACCATCGAATCCGTTCGGATCGAAGACGAGATGGAGCAGAGTTACATCGACTACGCGATGAGCGTCATCGCAGGACGCGCCCTGCCGGACGTCCGAGACGGGTTGAAGCCCGTTCACCGACGCATCCTCTATGCGATGCACGAGATGGGCGTCACGAGCGGCTCCAGCCACCGGAAGTCTTCGTCCGTCGTCGGCGAGACGATGGGTGACTACCATCCACACGGAGACAGTCCGATCTACGACGCGCTGGTTCGGATGGCCCAGGACTTCTCGATGCGGTATCCGCTGGTCGACGGCCAGGGTAACTTCGGTTCGATGGACGGCGATCCGGCGGCGGCCCCGCGATACACGGAGGCGCGGATGGCGCCGATCGCAGAAGAGTTGTTGACTGACATCGAGAAGGATACGATCGACTTTCAGGCCAATTACGACGATCGCCTACAAGAACCGACCGTCCTACCGGCGGCGTTTCCGAACCTGCTCGTCAACGGTTCGTCCGGGATCGCCGTTGGGATGTCGACGAACATCCCGCCGCACAACCTGGGCGAGGTCATCGACGCTACCATCGAGTTGATCGACAACCCGGAGGCGACCGTCGAGGACCTGATGGAGCACGTCAAGGGACCGGACTTCCCGACGGGAGCGAACATCGTCGGTCGCGACGCGATCTATTCGGCGTACAAGACCGGTCGCGGCCGAATCCGCGTGCGAGCGGAGTTCGAGGTCGAGGAGTGGAAGAGCGGTCGCGACCGCATCGTGATCACGGAGGTTCCGTATCAGCAGAATAAGGCGAAACTCGTCGAGAAGATCGCCGACGACGTCAACGACGGCAAGATCGAGGGAATCTCCGATCTGCGCGATGAGTCCGATCGCAACGGTGTCCGGATCGTCATCGAGCTCAATCGGAGCGCCAACACGGAAATCGTCAAAAACCAGCTGCTCGAAAACCACTTAGAACGCACGTTCGGCGTCATCAACCTCGCGCTCGTCGACGGCCAGCCACGCGTGCTGACGCTCAAAGAGACCTTAGAGGAGTACATCTCACACCGGCGGGAAGTCGTCCGTCGCCGAAGTGAGCACGATCTGGCAGAGGCAGAAGACCGGGCGCACATTCTCGAAGGGCGTCTGAAGGCGCTCGATATCATCGACGACGTGGTCGAACTCATCCGAGGCTCGGAAAACCGGGACGAGGCGCGCTCTGGTCTCGAATCGGAGTTCGGGTTCTCGGCGGATCAGGCCGCACACATCGTCCGCATGCAGCTAGGGAGTCTCACCTCGTTGGAAGCCGAGGAGATCGAAATCGAGTACGACGAGGTTATGGACGAGATCGAGTACCTGACGGAGATCCTCGAAAACGAGTCGAAGCTCTTCGGGGTCATCAAGGACGAACTCATGGCCGTCAAAGACGAGTACGACGACGATCGACGGACCTCGATCATCGAGGACGTCGGGACCGTCACTCACGAGGACCTCATCCCGGAAGAGGAGGTGCTGATCGTCATGACCGAAGACGACTACGTCAAACGGATGCCCGTCTCCAATTTCGGTCCGCAGGGACGCGGCGGCAAGGGTATCATCGGCTGTGACGTCAAGGACGGCGATCGAGTGACGACCGTGTTCCAGGCGAACACCCACGACTACCTCCTGTGCTTTACCAATCAGGGCCAGGTGTACCAGCTCAAGGCGTACGAAATCCCCGAGATGAGCCGGACGGCCAGGGGGAAATCCGCCGTCAACATTCTGGATCTCGATCCTGGCGAGGAGCTCACGGCCATCGTCGACACCGACGCGTTCGGCGACGACGAGTACGTCACGATGGTCACGCAAAACGGCTACATCAAGCGGACGAACGGCGACGAGTTCAACAATATCCTCACGACCGGAATTATCGCCGCCTCGCTCGAAGACGGCGATGAACTCGTCGACGTGGAGGTGACCGACGGGTCGAAGGACCTCGTCATCGGGACCGAGGGTGGGATGACAATTCGGTTCGACGAATCCGAGGCCCGAGCCATGGGACGAAACGCCCGGGGCGTAAACGGCATCAAGTTAGCGGCCGGTGATGCGGTGGCCGGTCTCGTCGCGACGGACGAGGGTGACGACCGGGCACTGTTGACCGTCACCGAAAACGGGTACGGAAAGCGAACGGAACTCTCGGAGTATCGAACGCAGTCTCGGTACGGTAAGGGGCTGATCGACATCAAGACGAACGAACGAAACGGCCCGGTCACGGCGTTAAAAGCCGTCACGCCGGACGATCACTTCATCCTCATGAGCGAACGCGGACAGATCATGCGAACGCGAGCCGGGGAGGTGTCGACGGTCGGTCGTAACACGATGGGCGTGACCGTGATGGACGTCGAGGCGGACGACGCCGTCGCGAGCGTCGACGTGCTTTCAGCATCGATTATCGAGGCCGTCGACGACTGA
- the gyrB gene encoding DNA topoisomerase (ATP-hydrolyzing) subunit B has translation MSQEREYGAGQIQVLEGLEAVQKRPAMYIGSTDSRGLHHLVYEVVDNSIDEALAGHCEEIVVTIHEDGSVSVVDDGRGIPVDTHEEYDRPALEVILTVLHAGGKFDSKSYQVSGGLHGVGVSVVNALSERLEVTVTRDGGVYEHGFDRGEPDGTMTQVGDPDSADETGTEIRFWPDGEIFETLEFSFSTLSNRLRELAFLNSGVAITLRDERELDDGGVVLSETYEYEGGIREFVEYINETRSPLHDDVVYFTGEDQNIQVEVAMQATEELQGSIHAFANNINTREGGSHLTGFKTALTRVINDYANDQNLLKDIDGNLKGEDIREGLTAVISVKHPDPQFEGQTKTKLGNSEVRGIVEGTMHDGLATYFEENPKTARAIVSKAVEAAKARMAAKKAEELTRRKSALDSTALPGKLADCQTKDPEDAELFIAEGDSAGGSAKQARNPEFQAVLPIKGKILNVEKHRLDRILENDEIRSMITAIGAGIGDEFDLEDVRYKKLIMATDADVDGAHIRTLLLTFFYRHMRPLIEQGYIYATQPPLYRIRYRGETYDAMTDEERDRIVEEKCNGNPSQVQRFKGLGEMNPEQLWETTMNPENRILKQINVEDAAAADRMFSVLMGDAVEPRKEFIKENAPEAEWVDI, from the coding sequence ATGTCACAGGAACGCGAGTACGGCGCTGGTCAAATCCAGGTCCTAGAAGGCCTGGAGGCCGTACAAAAGCGACCGGCGATGTACATCGGCTCTACTGACTCTCGAGGCCTTCACCACCTCGTCTACGAAGTGGTGGACAACTCCATCGACGAAGCGCTCGCGGGCCACTGCGAGGAGATCGTCGTGACGATCCACGAGGACGGCTCGGTGAGCGTCGTCGACGACGGACGGGGGATACCGGTCGACACGCACGAAGAGTACGATCGGCCGGCGCTTGAGGTTATCCTGACCGTCCTCCACGCGGGTGGGAAGTTCGACAGCAAATCCTACCAGGTCTCCGGGGGCCTCCACGGCGTCGGCGTGTCGGTCGTCAACGCCCTGTCCGAACGCCTCGAAGTCACCGTCACCCGCGACGGGGGCGTCTACGAACACGGGTTCGACCGCGGCGAACCCGACGGGACGATGACGCAGGTCGGCGATCCGGACTCGGCCGACGAGACCGGAACCGAGATACGGTTCTGGCCGGACGGAGAGATCTTCGAGACGCTCGAATTCTCGTTTTCGACGCTCTCGAACCGACTGCGCGAACTAGCGTTTCTCAATTCCGGCGTCGCGATCACGCTCAGAGACGAACGTGAACTCGACGACGGCGGGGTCGTTCTCTCCGAAACGTACGAGTACGAGGGCGGCATTCGCGAGTTCGTCGAGTACATCAACGAGACTCGCTCGCCGCTGCACGACGACGTCGTCTACTTCACGGGCGAGGATCAGAACATTCAGGTCGAGGTCGCGATGCAGGCGACCGAAGAATTGCAGGGCTCCATTCACGCCTTCGCGAACAACATCAATACGCGCGAAGGTGGCTCTCACCTCACCGGTTTCAAAACCGCGCTCACCCGCGTCATCAACGATTACGCGAACGATCAGAACCTCCTCAAGGATATCGACGGAAACCTCAAGGGAGAGGACATCCGCGAGGGACTGACCGCCGTCATCTCCGTCAAACACCCCGATCCCCAGTTCGAGGGTCAGACGAAGACGAAACTCGGAAACAGCGAGGTCCGCGGTATCGTCGAGGGGACGATGCACGACGGGCTGGCGACGTACTTCGAGGAGAACCCGAAGACCGCCCGAGCGATCGTCAGCAAAGCCGTCGAAGCTGCCAAGGCGAGAATGGCCGCGAAGAAGGCAGAAGAGCTCACCCGGCGTAAATCTGCGCTCGATTCGACCGCGCTGCCCGGCAAACTCGCAGACTGTCAGACGAAAGACCCCGAGGACGCGGAGTTGTTCATCGCGGAGGGTGACTCCGCGGGCGGGAGCGCCAAACAGGCCAGAAATCCGGAGTTCCAGGCGGTTTTGCCGATCAAGGGCAAAATCTTGAACGTCGAAAAACACCGGCTCGATCGAATCCTCGAGAACGACGAGATTCGGAGCATGATCACCGCGATCGGCGCGGGTATCGGCGACGAGTTCGACCTCGAGGACGTTCGATACAAGAAACTCATCATGGCCACCGACGCTGACGTCGACGGAGCGCACATCCGTACCCTCTTGCTGACGTTCTTCTATCGACACATGCGCCCGCTCATCGAGCAGGGCTACATTTACGCGACCCAGCCGCCGTTGTATCGGATTCGCTATCGCGGCGAAACCTACGACGCGATGACTGACGAAGAACGCGATCGAATCGTCGAAGAGAAGTGTAACGGCAATCCGTCGCAAGTTCAGCGATTCAAGGGACTCGGCGAGATGAATCCCGAACAGCTCTGGGAGACGACGATGAACCCCGAAAACCGGATTCTAAAGCAAATCAACGTCGAGGACGCGGCCGCGGCAGACCGGATGTTCTCGGTGCTGATGGGTGACGCCGTCGAACCGAGAAAGGAGTTCATCAAGGAGAACGCGCCCGAGGCGGAGTGGGTCGATATATGA
- a CDS encoding ZIP family metal transporter: protein MSDESPYWERLPGWILAVGPIVVIALVAALLYLTWPFGSLDGMADAGTVEIVWMLTIIGAIAGIVPVVIGMLWFPYIRRLDSRFVHGFIALGAGVLAFIAVEMTEDMLEYAGDVEGTTTAVGIGLGIAAVAVTFGLMYVLSEWRESAASTSGKTGLQIAYLVAIALGLHSIGEGLAIGVYFVLGDATMVMLLVIGFVIHNVLEGLTCIAAMARDELPPKLRHFGLIALLAGGPVIVGGWIGSFGEDPLLALVFFAVAIGAILQAIVEMVDLVRIDAESLITLTTAATFVAGFFLMFLLEDVIVEGWIVPG, encoded by the coding sequence ATGAGTGATGAGTCTCCGTACTGGGAACGTCTCCCCGGGTGGATCCTCGCGGTCGGCCCGATCGTCGTCATTGCGCTGGTCGCTGCGCTGTTGTATCTCACCTGGCCGTTCGGTTCGCTCGACGGAATGGCCGACGCCGGAACCGTAGAAATCGTGTGGATGCTCACGATCATCGGCGCGATCGCCGGAATCGTCCCGGTGGTCATCGGAATGCTCTGGTTTCCGTACATCAGACGGTTAGATTCTCGGTTCGTTCACGGGTTTATCGCGCTCGGCGCCGGCGTCCTCGCGTTCATCGCGGTTGAGATGACCGAGGACATGCTCGAGTACGCGGGCGACGTGGAGGGAACGACGACAGCCGTCGGCATCGGCCTTGGGATCGCCGCCGTCGCCGTCACGTTCGGGCTGATGTACGTGCTCAGCGAGTGGCGAGAATCGGCCGCGTCGACGTCTGGAAAAACCGGACTCCAGATCGCCTACCTCGTCGCCATCGCGCTCGGACTACACAGCATCGGTGAGGGACTCGCGATCGGCGTCTACTTCGTCCTCGGTGATGCGACGATGGTGATGTTACTCGTGATCGGATTCGTTATTCACAACGTCCTCGAGGGGCTGACGTGTATCGCGGCGATGGCGCGCGACGAACTACCGCCGAAGCTTCGACACTTCGGACTGATCGCTCTCCTCGCCGGCGGTCCCGTTATTGTGGGCGGCTGGATCGGGAGCTTCGGTGAAGATCCGCTGCTCGCGCTCGTATTCTTCGCCGTCGCTATCGGCGCAATCCTCCAGGCCATCGTGGAAATGGTCGACCTCGTGCGAATCGACGCCGAGTCGCTCATCACGCTGACGACGGCCGCAACGTTCGTCGCCGGCTTCTTCCTCATGTTCCTTCTGGAGGACGTGATCGTCGAGGGATGGATCGTCCCCGGGTGA
- the rocF gene encoding arginase — protein sequence MNRTVRIIGAPVDYGANRRGVDMGPSAIRYAGLSDQLRSAGVDTEDDGDLFVPRAEERDSTDESGSIENARFIDEVRDACEHLGDRVEETISDGIFPLVLGGDHSISIGTMHGASRDADIGVLWFDAHADLNTPSTSPSGNVHGMPLAAALGYDEFESLSWSNAPGVDEESVAYVGLRSVDDGEREMIHDSEITAFTMADIDERGITAVVEDALSVVTNETDGIHVSLDLDWLDPSSAPGVGTPVRGGATYREAHSALETVAEHGSLRSMDVVEVNPILDESNETASVATEIVASAFGKRTL from the coding sequence ATGAACCGAACAGTGCGCATTATCGGCGCGCCGGTCGATTACGGCGCGAATCGACGCGGGGTGGACATGGGGCCATCTGCCATCAGGTACGCCGGCCTGTCCGATCAACTTCGAAGTGCGGGGGTCGATACGGAGGACGACGGCGACCTCTTCGTTCCCCGGGCCGAAGAACGCGACTCGACCGATGAGAGCGGATCGATCGAGAACGCGCGATTTATCGACGAGGTGCGTGACGCTTGTGAGCATCTCGGAGACCGGGTCGAGGAGACGATATCCGACGGTATCTTCCCGCTGGTTCTCGGCGGTGATCACTCGATCTCGATCGGCACGATGCACGGCGCGTCCCGGGACGCTGACATCGGCGTCCTCTGGTTCGACGCCCACGCGGATCTGAACACTCCCTCGACATCGCCGAGCGGAAACGTCCACGGAATGCCGCTGGCTGCCGCGCTGGGATACGACGAGTTCGAATCGCTCTCGTGGTCGAACGCACCCGGCGTCGACGAAGAGTCGGTCGCGTACGTCGGTCTTCGGAGCGTCGACGACGGCGAACGAGAGATGATTCACGACAGCGAGATTACGGCGTTTACGATGGCCGATATCGACGAACGGGGTATTACGGCCGTCGTCGAAGACGCGCTCTCGGTCGTGACTAACGAAACCGACGGGATCCACGTCAGCCTCGATCTGGACTGGCTCGATCCATCGAGTGCCCCGGGCGTCGGCACGCCCGTCCGGGGCGGTGCGACGTATCGCGAAGCACACTCGGCGCTCGAAACCGTTGCCGAACACGGATCGCTCCGGTCGATGGACGTCGTGGAGGTGAACCCAATCCTCGACGAATCGAACGAGACGGCGTCTGTCGCGACCGAAATAGTCGCGAGCGCATTCGGAAAACGGACGCTTTGA